Proteins encoded by one window of Mycteria americana isolate JAX WOST 10 ecotype Jacksonville Zoo and Gardens chromosome 26, USCA_MyAme_1.0, whole genome shotgun sequence:
- the TNS2 gene encoding LOW QUALITY PROTEIN: tensin-2 (The sequence of the model RefSeq protein was modified relative to this genomic sequence to represent the inferred CDS: inserted 2 bases in 1 codon), whose amino-acid sequence MKPPGAVGTLLRALGRRDGTDTPRQPPVPHSFRGEGVPAGGGRALPAETPSAPRGLVCRVCKITSHKRCEAKVTSPCQAQPPPELVSAGGAGPATGVPPAPPRLRAGKGKLRQGPAPHGGDRAPPAPPHSPLCPPRGRNTAPARRSEHLGSTKSLNSTRQRNTLPRSCSLEQVMQRPFDFDLTYVTERIICLRFPRGLGSRGTAGHLREVAHMLASRHRDKYTLFNLSEKRRDIARLNPKVQDFGWPDLHAPPLDKLCSICKAMEGWLRAHPQHVAVLHCRGSKGKAGVIVAAYMHYSKVSASADQALGTLTMRKFCEEKVAAALQPSQRRYIEYFSGLLSGSIKMNSSTLFLHHVLLPALPAFEPGAGYQPFLKIYQSMQLVYTSGVYSTSGPGPQSLCVTLEPALLLKGDVMVKCYHRQSRGPGREVVFRVQFHTCTVHGSQLGFRKDELDEAWRDERFPFEASVEFVFSSGPEKIKGWEPLRSHPAVSIDYGVGDPAVRWDSYEGFNLHHEDSLEELSHTRGPLDGSPYARVQKKRASGPWTPGGGTESPPPPPXSPPSGGEAGAEPPPSRPPPPTAAERRELERLLGGFGVRGAPLGERETPILEDEHPDVASCGTPAPYGTPDIPRDPDIPGDHSTLRDPNIPRDPDIPRDPDIPWDPNIPWDASTLWDPSTLWDPNIPWDPDIPGDHSTLRDPNIPRDPNIPRDPGTLWDPDIPGDPDIPRDPNIPWDPSTLWDPSTLWDPDIPWDPRHPMGPQHPMGPRHPMGPQHPRGPQHPTGPQHPTGPRHPTGPQHPMGPQQPTGPRHPMGPRHPTAPQHPTAPWPPPCAAGPAWPPPCSCRHRPPGPASPEGPRCGPRGARSGGRGGPGGATRGRGGGEKRGVHRSLSEGFPPCGYGRQAGGLPTAGGAGPPLPLPGLPGLGGRGPPAAAHPPRFMGCA is encoded by the exons atGAAGCCCCCGGGCGCGGTGGGGACGCTGCTGCGGGCGCTCGGCCGCCGCGACGGCACCGACACG ccccggcagccccccgtgccccacaGCTTTCGGGGAGAAGGCGttccggcggggggggggcgtgcgCTGCCTGCCGAGACCCCCTCGGCCCCCAGGGGCCTCGTCTGCAGAG tgtgCAAGATCACCAGCCACAAGAGATGCGAGGCGAAG GTGACATCCCCGTGCCAAGCTCAGCCCCCCCCCGAGCTGGTAAGTGCTGGGGGGGCCGGTCCCGCCACGGGggtcccccccgcgcccccccggctgcgggcaggaaaggggaaactgaggcaaggccCCGCGCCCCACGGCGGGGaccgggccccccccgcgcccccccacaGCCCGCTCTGCCCCCCCAGAGGGAGGAACACGGCCCCCGCACGACGCAGCGAGCACCTG ggCTCCACCAAGTCCCTCAACAGCACCCGGCAGCGGAACACCCTGCCCAG gagctgcagcctggagcaGGTGATGCAGCGCCCGTTCGACTTCGACCTCACGTACGTGACCGAGCGCATCATCTGCCTGCGCTTCCCGCGGGGGCTGGGGAGCCGCGGTACCGCGGGGCACCTGCGCGAGGTGGCCCACATGCTGGCCTCCCGCCACCGCGACAAGTACACG ctctTCAACCTGTCGGAGAAGCGCCGGGACATCGCCCGCCTCAACCCCAAG GTGCAGGATTTCGGGTGGCCGGACCTGCACGCCCCCCCCCTGGACAAGCTCTGCTCCATCTGCAAGGCCATGGAGGGCTGGCTGCGGGCGCACCCCCAGCACGTGGCCGTGCTGCACTGCAGg ggcAGTAAGGGCAAGGCGGGCGTCATCGTGGCAGCCTACATGCACTACAGCAAGGTGTCGGCCAG cgccgaCCAGGCCCTGGGCACCCTCACCATGAGGAAATTCTGCGAGGAGAAGGTGGCGGCCGCCCTGCAGCCCTCGCAGAGgag GTACATCGAGTACTTCAGCGGGCTGCTCTCGGGGAGCATCAAGATGAACAGCAGCACCCTCTTCCTGCACCACGTcctgctgcccgccctgcccgccttCGAGCCGGGTGCCG GCTACCAGCCCTTCCTGAAGATCTACCAGTCCATGCAGCTCGTCTACACCTCGGGGGTCTA CAGCacctccggccccggcccccagaGCCTCTGCGTCACCCTGGAGCCCGCCCTGCTGCTCAAGGGGGACGTGATG GTGAAGTGCTACCACAGGCAgagccgcggccccgggcgcgaGGTGGTTTTTCGGGTGCAGTTCCACACCTGCACCGTGCACGGCTCCCAGCTCGGCTTCCGCAAGGACGAGCTGGACGAGGCCTGGCGag acgAGCGCTTCCCCTTCGAAGCCAGCGTCGAGTTCGTCTTCTCCTCCGGCCCCGAGAAGATCAAAG gcTGGGAGCCCCTCCGCAGCCACCCCGCCGTCTCCATCGACTACGGCGTGGGCGACCCGGCCGTGCGCTGGGACTCGTACGAGGGCTTCAACCTGCACCACGAGGACAGCCTGGAGG AGCTCTCGCACACGCGGGGGCCGCTGGACGGCAGCCCCTACgcccgggtgcagaagaagcggGCGTCCGGCCCCtggacccccggggggggcaccgagtccccgccgccgccccc cagcccccccagcggcggcgaggccggggccgagcccccccccagccgcccgccgccccccaccgcTGCCGAGCGCCGGGAGCTGGAGCGGCTGCTGGGGGGCTtcggggtgcggggggcaccCTTGGGGGAGCGGGAGACCCCCATCCTGGAGGACGAGCACCCCGATGTCGCGTCCTGCGGCACCCCGGCACCCTATGGGACCCCCGACATCCCACGGGACCCCGACATCCCAGGGGACCACAGCACCCTACGGGACCCCAACATCCCACGGGACCCCGACATCCCACGGGACCCCGACATCCCATGGGACCCCAACATCCCATGGGACGCCAGCACCCTATGGGACCCCAGCACCCTATGGGACCCCAACATCCCATGGGACCCCGACATCCCAGGGGACCACAGCACCCTACGGGACCCCAACATCCCACGGGACCCCAACATCCCACGGGACCCCGGCACCCTATGGGACCCCGACATCCCAGGGGACCCTGACATCCCACGGGACCCCAACATCCCATGGGACCCCAGCACCCTATGGGACCCCAGCACCCTATGGGACCCTGACATCCCATGGGACCCCCGGCACCCTATGGGACCCCAGCACCCTATGGGCCCCCGACATCCTATGGGACCCCAACATCCCAGGGGACCCCAACATCCCACGGGACCACAGCACCCTACGGGCCCCCGACATCCCACGGGACCCCAACATCCTATGGGACCCCAACAACCCACGGGACCCCGGCACCCTATGGGACCCCGGCACCCTAcggcaccccagcaccctacAGCACCCTGGCCCCCTCCCTGTGCCGCCGGGCCAGCCTGGCCCCCCCCCTGCTcctgccgccaccgcccccccggccccgccagccccgaggGACCCCGCTGCGGGCCGAGGGGAGCCCGGAGCGGCGGcagggggggcccggggggggctacgaggggccggggggggggcgagAAGCGGGGGGTGCACCGCTCGCTCTCTGAGGGGTTCCCTCCCTGTGGCTACGGGCGCCAAGCGGGGGGGCTACCtactgctggaggagctggcccCCCTTTGCCCCTGCCAGGattgccagggctgggggggcgaggcccccccgccgctgcccacCCCCCCCGCTTTATGGGGTGCGCTTAG